TATTATCAGCTAAAACAAGAAAAGAGAGTAGAGGAACACATTACAGATCAGATTTTCCTGAAGAAAAAAAGGATTACAAAAAGCATACAAAGATTTATAATGATTTTAAAATAAAACTGGAGGTAAATTAGTCATTCAGGAATTAAGAGTTAACAAACAGATCAGGGCAAAAGAGGTCAGGCTTATTGATGAAAATGGTCAGAACTTAGGGATTTTACCTATTGAGGAGGCATTAAGGATTGCAGAAGATAGAAATCTTGATCTTGTTGAGGTGTCCCCTAACGCAAATCCTCCTGTATGCAAGATAATGGATTACGGTAAGTATAAATTTGAGCAGAAGAAAAAAGAGAAGGAAGCTAAGAAAAAACAGAAAGCAAAAATGCAGAATGTTAAAGAGATAAAATTCAGAATAAAGATTGAGGATCACGACTACCAGACCAAAGTCAGACATATAAGGGAATTTATTGAGGAAGGGGACAAAGTAAAGGTATGGATATGGTTTAGAGGTAGGGAAAATATACACCCTGAGCTTGGAGAGAAGCTTGCAAACAGGATAATTCAAGATCTTTCTGATATAGCGAAGGTGGAAAAACCTCCAAAAAAAGAAGGAAGGAATATGCTGTTTACCCTTGTTCCAAAAACATCAAAATAGTTTAGTTTGAATTTTTATAAACATAAAAAATTCTCTGGATAGTTGTTATAGCAGCTCCAACAGTTATTATTACAAGACCTGCCACAGGAAGATTTGTGAGCAGGGAAAGTATAAGCACTGCAGACCTTTCTGTCCTTTCCATGACCCCAACATTACAGTTTATGCCAAGTCCTTCTGCCCTTGCCCGTGCATAACTGACAAGGAAGGAAAATAACACTGCAAAGGCTGACAGCATAAGAATGTATTCATTTTCCCTAAAGTAAAGTCCTAAAGATATGATAGGTAAAAAATCAGAAATCCTATCTGTTAATGAGTCAAAAAAAGCACCAAATTTTGAGTTAAGGTTAAATTTTCTTGCCAAAATTCCGTCAAGGGCATCGCACAGATTACCAAATAGAAGAATAATGCCCCCTTTAAAAAATTCCCCTTTATAAATAAAGAAAGAAGCTATTCCAACAAAAACAACACCTAAGAAAGTCAAAATATTGGGCGTTATTCCTATCCTGTTGAGTAGTTTAACAACAGGTAGAGCTGCTTCTTCAAAAGCCGGCTTAAGCTGTTTTATAAACTGACTCATAAAACTCCCTTGCTGTTTTTATAAAAGTTTCGGTTTTTTTCAGGTCTTTTATCCCTGGTTTTACTTCTAATTTTGATGAAGCATCAACACCGTAAGGTTTTATATGCCTAATGAGATCAAGCAGATTATCTGGAGATAATCCACCTGAAAGAACGGTTTTACTGTAAAAATCTACTATCTTTTTTGCAAGTTCAGGATTTATCTGCTTTCCTGTTCCTCCGTATGCTTTCTCTGAGTAGGCATCTATCAATATTGTTATTCCCATCTGTGTAAAAGGTTTTATTCTGATGATGTCTTCTTCTGACTTTATTCTAAAGGCTTTTATAACTCTTTCTTTAGGGAAAAAAGAAACAAATTCAGGGCTTTCTTCACCATGAAGCTGAACAAGATCAACAATATCTAAAAGCTTTTCAACAAGTTCTCTGGAAGGATTGACCACTACAGCTACAGATTTTGATATACCTTTTAGGATACTTGATATACCTTCTATTTTCTCAAGGGATATGTGTCTGGGGCTTTTTTCATAATGGATCATTCCTATGTGGGTAGCTCCCATTTTTCCTATTTTTAATGCCTGATCCTTATCAGTAAGCCCGCATATTTTGATTATGTAGTTCACACTTCCCTCAGTTCTCTAATATATATTCTGAATAACTCTTTATCCTTTTCTTTGATAACGATCTTTTTTATCCTTCCGTCTTCATAATAATAATATGCTGAAAAATCTTTAAAATTTACTTCCTTTGTTCTTAACCCTTCATAAGATATTTTCATTCCGTTATACTCAACAATGAGATTTCCATTTATGCACTGGTAATCTGCATCTTCCCCGATTTTAAATCTTCCGGTCAGCAGGCTTTTCAGATCAAAAGGTGTTTTTACATTTAGATAGTCCCAGTATATATCAAGATCTTCACCACATTTTTCAGGTGAGTCCGGTAAAAGTAAACAGATCTGTCCGTTATGGTATGAAATAGAGAATAATTTTCTTCCGAAAGGTGATCTTACTGTGAGAAATGTTCTTTTTCCAAGGTCGCCGTAAAATACAGTATATGCACCATGTATGAATATATTACCTCTGACAAAGTAGTTTTTATCTCCGTATGATGCTGTTTTAACCTTTTCAAACCATATTTCACAGCTTTTTTCTTTTTTTAAAGGTGCACAGGATACTGCAAAAAAAATGGTAGCAATTAATATACTTAAAGGGCTATTCATTTTTCCAGTTCTTTTATTTTCCTTATTATCTTTTCTTTTAGTCCTGGCTCACCTTCTTCACCTGTCTTTTCTATTATTTTCAGGGCTTTTTTGTAGTATTTTAAAGCTTCTTTTTTCTTTCCCAATGCCTCAAGTATTTCTGCATAATGTTCATTTAAGACTGGATCATCAGGAAGCATTTTGTAAGCCTTTTTTATCAGTTCAAGGGCTTTTTTATATTCCCCCTTTTTAAAGTAACCCCACGCCAGACTATCAATGTATGCAGGATGATCGGGGACACGGCTGAGGGCTTTTTTTACCAGTTGTATTCCTTTGTCAACAGCGATACCTCTGTTTATATAGGAGTAACCAAGATAATTCAGGGCATCAGGAAATCCAGGTCTTAGCTCTATAGCTTTTAGCAATGATTTTTCAGCTTTTGGCCACTCATTCAGTTTGTCGTAAAATACACCTTCATAAAAATAAATGACAGGATCTTCTGGATCTATCTCTTTTGCTTTTTTTAGTATCTCAAGGGCTTTTAATGTGTTCCCTCTTTCATCTTCAAGCTGTGCCATCATTATGAGTAATTTGTGATCTTTTGGATTTATCTTGAACATTTTTTTCAGAATATCTATGGCTGTGTCGAACTTTTTCATTTTCACATAAACTTCTGTAAGCCTTTCAAGAACATCTAAGTTTTCAGGATCTGCCTCAAGCACTTTCAGATAAAGTTCCTCTGCCAGCCTGTATTTCCCAAGGCTTTCATAAGCCATACCCAGTATCATAGCAACATTGAGGTTTTTTGGGTTTTCTGCATACAGCTTTTCAAGTTCTTTGACTATCTCCTTTGCCTTGTTTTCTTTTAGATAGAGAAGAAATTTTTTCATCAGGGCATCTTTGTTTTCTGGATAAAGTTTAACTATTTTGTTTATTATTTTTTCAGCTTTTTCATCTTGATCTGTCTGGACATATATCTGAAATAACCTGTTTAATGCCTCAATATTTTCAGGATCCTTTTTTAGGACATTTTTGTAAACCTGTTCAGCTTTTTCCCACTTTCTATCCTGGGAGTAGATCGTTCCAAGAAGGGTAAATGCAGGGGTATACAGGGGATCTATTTTGACAGCTTTCTCAAGATATTTTATAGCTTCATCTTTCTGATTTTTAAATAAATAAACCCTTCCAAGCACATAATAGATTTTTGGGTTGTCAGGTTCTAACTTCATAAGCTTTTTCAGAGCTTTTTCAGCTTCTTCAACCTTATTTTCTTTGAAATAAATATCTATAAGGTGGGAAAGTATCTTTTCGTTATCTGGGAATTTTTTGATACCTTTAAGAAGAACCTTTTCTGCTTTTTTGTACTCTTTAAGCCCAGAATATACAGATGCTGAAAATGTGTAGACTTTTGGATTGTCAGGAAATCTTTTTATGTATTTTTCTAGTATTTCTACAGCTTCCTTTTTATCTTTTCCGTGAATGGCAAACCTGACAGCATCTTCATAAAGCTGTGGAATATCCGGTTTTACCTTTATAGCCTTCTTGCAGTAGTAAACGGCTGTTTTAAAATCCCCTGATCTTGCTGAGTATTTACATGCTGCATAATAAAAATATATGTTGTCTGTTTTCTCGTTACCTTTTACAGGAATACATGAGTATAAGAAGGACAAAGTAAATATAAATAAAACTTTTTTTATCATTTTTTTACCTTTTTCGTGTTATTAAGACGGGAATTTTTGAGTTTTTAACCACCTTCATTGCGATTGTTCCAAGGAAAAACCTTTTTATGTCTTTTCTTTGCCTTTTTCCCATAACTATAAGATCTGATCCAAAGTCTTTGACAGCTTCAAGAATTGCCCTGGAAGGTTCTGCTTTTATTATTTCAAAATCAGCTTTAATACCTTCCTTTAACAGTTCTTCCCTTAAATTTTTCAGCATGTCTATCTTTTTTTGGAAAACAGATTCGTATATATGGCTAAAGTGGGCAAATCCTTCCTCTGTATCTGCGTGAACAATGTCTAACTCGGCTCCAGTATTTTTTGCTATCTCCTTGGCTGTTTCAAGGGCTTCAATAGAGTTTGGCAGAAAATCATAGCCGCACAAAATCTTTTTAATACCTTCATCTAAAGACTTGCCTTTAACCACCAGAACAGAGGATCTTGCTTTGTTAACGATCTTTTCTGCTTCATTTCCTAAAAGGAAACTTGTGTGAAGTGCTTTTCTTTGGGCACCTATCACAACGAGATCAAAATTACCCTGTTCGCAGGTTTCCAGAATTTCTTCAGCTATGTCACCGGTGGTAACTGTATAAGTTGTATTTATCTTTTCCTTCTGGGTAATCTTCTCTGCTATTTCAGAAAGTTTCTGTGAAGCTTTTTCTGATATCTTTTCAATGGTCTGAACAATTTTTTTGAATTCGTCAGGATCAATCAGAGGTTCTAAGTCATCAAAGGACACAGGGAAAATAGTGTTTTCAACCACATGTATAAGCTTTAACTCGCTTCCGAATATTTTCGCAATAAAGATCGCAGAATTTATCACATCTTGTGAAGACTCATCAAAATCAACCCCGACAAGGATTTTTTTAAAGAGCATATTAATCCCCTGCAAGTTTGTCTTTTGCGTATTCCATCAAGCCTCCTGCCTCAAAAACCTTTTTAAGGCTTTCAGGGAGAGGTTTGAATGAGTATTCCTTTCCTTTGGTTCTGTTTATTATCTTTCCCTTATCCATATCTATCTCAATAATGTCTCCTTCCTGTGCTTCCTTTGCAGCCTCTGGAGATTCTATTATTGGAAGACCTAAATTTATCGCATTTCTGTAAAATATCCTTGCAAAAGATTCAGCTATTATAGCCCCTATTTTTGCCCCTTTTAATGCAAGTGGAGCATGCTCCCTTGATGAGCCGCAACCAAAATTTTTACCTGCAACTATAATATCCCCCGGTTTTACCTTTTTGGGAAAGTCAGGGTCTGCATCTTCCATAACATGTTTTGCAAGCTCTTCAGGATCAGTAGTAACAAGGTATCTTGCTGGTATTATCTCATCAGTATTAATATCATCTCCAAACTTCCACACCTTACCTTCTATTTTCAACAGAAAACCTCCTGAAATTTAATCTTGATTATCTCAAATGATACCACAAATGGAGTTTTCAATGTAAGATATTGATAATAAAGATTGAAAAGAGGTGAAAATATGAAAATATACTTTTTTGGGGTTGAAGACTGGGAAAAACTCCATATAGAAAGAAAATTAAGGGAGAAGGGTATAAGTGAAGAGGTTTATTTCTATAAAGAACCTCTTGATCTAACAACAGTTGATAAGGCTAAAGATGCTGAAATAGTTAGCGTTTTTATATACTCAAAGCTTGATAAACAGGTTATAGACAGAATGCCAAACCTTAAGCTTATAGTAACCAGATCTTCCGGTTATGATCACATAGATGTTGATTATGCTAAAGAAAAAGGAATAAAGGTTGCCCATGTTCCAGGATACGGTAACAACACGGTTGCCGAATACACATTTGCATTAATACTTGCCCTTGCAAGAAAGTTCAAACCGATGATAGAGAACATCACAAGGGGGATTTTTACCCGTGAAAACATGATGGGTATGGACATAATGGGAAAAACCATAGGTATAGTGGGAACAGGAAGGATAGGTTCGTATGTGGCAAAAATAGCATATGGATTTGGAATGAAAATACTTGCGTACGACAGATCAAAAAATCAGGAGCTTATAGAAAAATACGGTGTGGAGTATGTTGGTCTTGAGGAGCTGCTGTCAAGATCTGATATTGTAACCGTCCACCTTCCTTATAACAGAGCAACACACTTTTTGATAAACAGATTTAACATAAAACTGATGAAGCTTGATGCTATGCTTATAAACACATCAAGGGGAGAGGTTGTTGAACTTGAGGCGATTGTTGAGGCACTCAAAGAAGGAAGACTGGCAGGGGGTGTAGGTCTTGACACTATTGAGACAGAAATAACAACAGAAGAGGAACTATTAAAAGGAACAGGTCTTACAACCCTTAAACTGAAAAAAGCTGCTGAGGCAAAATACCTCCTTAGTCAAGAGAATGTTATAGTATCTCCCCATCTTGCTTACTACACAAAAGATGCCTCAGAAAGGATACTTGATATAACTATTGAGAATATAGAGAGATTTATGAAAGAGGGTGAACCTGCTACTCCTGTTCCGTCAAGCTAAAAATCAATCTCTTTTGTGGTATAATATCTGATGTTTTATAAAAATTCAGGGAGAAAACTTTGGATTTTAAAGGGAAAACTGTTCTCGTTACAGGATCAACAAGGGGAATAGGAAAAGCGATAGCGACAAAGTTTGCACAGAAAGGTGCAGATGTAATAGTAACAGGTAGAAATAAAGGGAATGCAGAGATAGTTGCACAGAACCTTAAAAATGAATACGGGATAAACGCCTTCGGTTGTAAACTTGACTTTTCTGAAGACATACCACAGCAGTGGAAAGAGATAGAAAAAGCTGCAGGAAATGTGGATATTCTTGTTAACAATGCAGGATTAACAAAGGACACCCTTTTTATAAGAATGAAAGATGAAGACTGGGATGCGGTTCTTCAGGCAAACCTGACAGGAACATTTAAGATAACCCAGCTTGTTGTAAAGGGAATGATCAAAAAAAGATGGGGAAGGATAATAAATATATCCTCAATAATCGGTTTTATAGGTAATGTTGGACAGGTAAATTACGCTACAACAAAGGCAGGATTGATAGGTTTCACAAAATCACTTGCAAAAGAGCTTGCCTCAAGGAACATAACTGTTAATGCAGTAGCACCCGGATTTATAGAAACGGATATGACTGAAAATCTTCCAGCTGAGATAAAAGAAAAATATCTTGAACAGATCCCCCTCGGTAGATTTGGAAAGCCTGAAGATGTGGCTGATGCTGTTCTTTTCCTTGCATCTGATATGGCAGATTACATAACAGGTGAAACAATACATGTAAACGGCGGAATGTTCT
This genomic interval from Persephonella sp. contains the following:
- a CDS encoding phosphoribosylanthranilate isomerase, translated to MNYIIKICGLTDKDQALKIGKMGATHIGMIHYEKSPRHISLEKIEGISSILKGISKSVAVVVNPSRELVEKLLDIVDLVQLHGEESPEFVSFFPKERVIKAFRIKSEEDIIRIKPFTQMGITILIDAYSEKAYGGTGKQINPELAKKIVDFYSKTVLSGGLSPDNLLDLIRHIKPYGVDASSKLEVKPGIKDLKKTETFIKTAREFYESVYKTA
- a CDS encoding 3-isopropylmalate dehydratase small subunit, with the translated sequence MKIEGKVWKFGDDINTDEIIPARYLVTTDPEELAKHVMEDADPDFPKKVKPGDIIVAGKNFGCGSSREHAPLALKGAKIGAIIAESFARIFYRNAINLGLPIIESPEAAKEAQEGDIIEIDMDKGKIINRTKGKEYSFKPLPESLKKVFEAGGLMEYAKDKLAGD
- the fabG gene encoding 3-oxoacyl-[acyl-carrier-protein] reductase, whose protein sequence is MDFKGKTVLVTGSTRGIGKAIATKFAQKGADVIVTGRNKGNAEIVAQNLKNEYGINAFGCKLDFSEDIPQQWKEIEKAAGNVDILVNNAGLTKDTLFIRMKDEDWDAVLQANLTGTFKITQLVVKGMIKKRWGRIINISSIIGFIGNVGQVNYATTKAGLIGFTKSLAKELASRNITVNAVAPGFIETDMTENLPAEIKEKYLEQIPLGRFGKPEDVADAVLFLASDMADYITGETIHVNGGMF
- a CDS encoding tetratricopeptide repeat protein, which translates into the protein MIKKVLFIFTLSFLYSCIPVKGNEKTDNIYFYYAACKYSARSGDFKTAVYYCKKAIKVKPDIPQLYEDAVRFAIHGKDKKEAVEILEKYIKRFPDNPKVYTFSASVYSGLKEYKKAEKVLLKGIKKFPDNEKILSHLIDIYFKENKVEEAEKALKKLMKLEPDNPKIYYVLGRVYLFKNQKDEAIKYLEKAVKIDPLYTPAFTLLGTIYSQDRKWEKAEQVYKNVLKKDPENIEALNRLFQIYVQTDQDEKAEKIINKIVKLYPENKDALMKKFLLYLKENKAKEIVKELEKLYAENPKNLNVAMILGMAYESLGKYRLAEELYLKVLEADPENLDVLERLTEVYVKMKKFDTAIDILKKMFKINPKDHKLLIMMAQLEDERGNTLKALEILKKAKEIDPEDPVIYFYEGVFYDKLNEWPKAEKSLLKAIELRPGFPDALNYLGYSYINRGIAVDKGIQLVKKALSRVPDHPAYIDSLAWGYFKKGEYKKALELIKKAYKMLPDDPVLNEHYAEILEALGKKKEALKYYKKALKIIEKTGEEGEPGLKEKIIRKIKELEK
- a CDS encoding NAD(P)-dependent oxidoreductase, yielding MKIYFFGVEDWEKLHIERKLREKGISEEVYFYKEPLDLTTVDKAKDAEIVSVFIYSKLDKQVIDRMPNLKLIVTRSSGYDHIDVDYAKEKGIKVAHVPGYGNNTVAEYTFALILALARKFKPMIENITRGIFTRENMMGMDIMGKTIGIVGTGRIGSYVAKIAYGFGMKILAYDRSKNQELIEKYGVEYVGLEELLSRSDIVTVHLPYNRATHFLINRFNIKLMKLDAMLINTSRGEVVELEAIVEALKEGRLAGGVGLDTIETEITTEEELLKGTGLTTLKLKKAAEAKYLLSQENVIVSPHLAYYTKDASERILDITIENIERFMKEGEPATPVPSS
- a CDS encoding CDP-alcohol phosphatidyltransferase family protein — translated: MSQFIKQLKPAFEEAALPVVKLLNRIGITPNILTFLGVVFVGIASFFIYKGEFFKGGIILLFGNLCDALDGILARKFNLNSKFGAFFDSLTDRISDFLPIISLGLYFRENEYILMLSAFAVLFSFLVSYARARAEGLGINCNVGVMERTERSAVLILSLLTNLPVAGLVIITVGAAITTIQRIFYVYKNSN
- a CDS encoding universal stress protein, producing MLFKKILVGVDFDESSQDVINSAIFIAKIFGSELKLIHVVENTIFPVSFDDLEPLIDPDEFKKIVQTIEKISEKASQKLSEIAEKITQKEKINTTYTVTTGDIAEEILETCEQGNFDLVVIGAQRKALHTSFLLGNEAEKIVNKARSSVLVVKGKSLDEGIKKILCGYDFLPNSIEALETAKEIAKNTGAELDIVHADTEEGFAHFSHIYESVFQKKIDMLKNLREELLKEGIKADFEIIKAEPSRAILEAVKDFGSDLIVMGKRQRKDIKRFFLGTIAMKVVKNSKIPVLITRKR
- the infC gene encoding translation initiation factor IF-3, with the protein product MQELRVNKQIRAKEVRLIDENGQNLGILPIEEALRIAEDRNLDLVEVSPNANPPVCKIMDYGKYKFEQKKKEKEAKKKQKAKMQNVKEIKFRIKIEDHDYQTKVRHIREFIEEGDKVKVWIWFRGRENIHPELGEKLANRIIQDLSDIAKVEKPPKKEGRNMLFTLVPKTSK